In Alkalihalobacillus sp. TS-13, the following are encoded in one genomic region:
- the glnA gene encoding type I glutamate--ammonia ligase, whose translation MSSKYTKDQIFKMVKEENVRFVRLQFTDLLGIIKNVEIPTSQLEKALDNKMMFDGSSIEGFVRIEESDMYLYPDLDTFVVFPWTSEKGKVARLICDIYNPDGTPFDGDPRANLKRVLKEMEELGFTDFNIGPEPEFFLFKNDEKGEPTLELNDKGGYFDLAPTDLGENCRRDIVLELEDMGFEIEASHHEVAPGQHEIDFKYADAVTTCDNIQTFKLVVKTIARKHGLHATFMPKPLFGVNGSGMHANMSLFKGKDNAFYDQNSQTQLSETAMQFLSGIVKHAEAFTAVTNPTVNSYKRLVPGYEAPCYVAWSMQNRSPLIRIPASRGVSTRIEVRSVDPAANPYLAMAAMLAAGLDGIKNKMEAPTPVDRNIYAMDKEEREEAGIRDLPATLSDALEKFRKSEVMKAALGDHATEHFIELKEIEWDMFRTQVHPWEREQYIQLY comes from the coding sequence ATGAGCTCGAAGTATACGAAGGACCAAATTTTTAAAATGGTGAAAGAAGAAAACGTAAGATTCGTCCGACTACAATTTACAGATCTACTTGGTATCATCAAAAACGTGGAGATTCCTACAAGTCAGTTGGAAAAAGCTCTTGATAACAAGATGATGTTCGATGGATCATCTATCGAAGGGTTTGTCCGTATCGAAGAATCAGATATGTACCTCTATCCTGATTTAGATACATTCGTCGTTTTCCCTTGGACATCTGAAAAAGGAAAGGTTGCACGTTTGATCTGTGATATCTATAACCCGGATGGAACACCATTCGACGGAGATCCACGCGCAAACTTGAAGCGTGTACTTAAAGAAATGGAAGAGTTGGGCTTCACTGATTTCAATATTGGACCAGAGCCAGAATTCTTCTTGTTCAAAAATGATGAAAAAGGCGAACCTACTCTTGAATTGAATGATAAAGGCGGTTATTTCGACTTAGCCCCTACAGACCTTGGTGAAAATTGCCGCCGTGATATCGTGCTCGAACTTGAAGACATGGGCTTTGAAATTGAAGCTTCTCACCACGAAGTTGCCCCAGGGCAGCACGAAATCGATTTCAAATATGCAGATGCAGTTACAACTTGTGACAATATCCAAACATTCAAACTCGTCGTTAAGACAATCGCTCGTAAACACGGATTGCATGCGACATTCATGCCGAAGCCGTTATTTGGTGTAAATGGATCTGGAATGCATGCCAACATGTCCCTCTTCAAAGGAAAGGATAATGCATTTTACGACCAGAATTCTCAAACACAGTTGAGTGAGACTGCGATGCAATTTCTATCAGGAATCGTGAAGCATGCTGAAGCATTCACGGCTGTCACAAACCCAACCGTCAACTCCTATAAACGTCTTGTACCTGGTTATGAAGCACCTTGTTATGTTGCATGGTCTATGCAGAATCGTAGTCCGTTGATCCGTATTCCTGCATCTAGAGGCGTAAGTACTCGTATCGAGGTCCGTAGTGTCGACCCGGCTGCTAACCCATATTTGGCAATGGCGGCTATGCTTGCAGCGGGACTTGACGGGATCAAGAACAAAATGGAAGCACCAACACCAGTAGATCGTAACATCTATGCAATGGATAAAGAAGAGCGTGAAGAAGCGGGTATCCGTGATCTACCTGCAACATTGAGTGACGCATTAGAAAAGTTCAGAAAGAGCGAAGTCATGAAAGCTGCTCTCGGTGATCACGCAACAGAACACTTCATTGAACTAAAAGAAATTGAATGGGATATGTTCCGTACGCAAGTTCACCCTTGGGAACGTGAACAATATATCCAACTATACTAA
- a CDS encoding PucR family transcriptional regulator ligand-binding domain-containing protein: MNVSDALQLEELQKAVVLAGNGGLNRQIKAAEVMEVPDISGWLTEGILIISTFYSVKDLPEAQIKMFKNLIQVNGAGLIIKVGRYVKELPQEMYHLANEHNMPIISLPVDVSFVNILTALFEKIYEEKKAYQHEHFQMMDKLLNNKFHNFQEFLIHLSSITGENVYYEDYKDRLLAYANKKVDKRRKSFKLLSLPAISKIEDRLVIPIEDANGCFGSLHILYGQSPLLVGVLESFLTSINEQAKLLLLKDQFEFHKQHQRENQFLHKLLLENRIIDDEVMKSYLKSERSDTSYGLFAIEISKFPLELLSPQEKDMVTVNFAYNKLNEIVESMLGKTILYNDHRYLYGLYVCQDGEKREHLFGKLRKITEMISAEFECKVHIGVSLSRGHLEEMDKAMDEVKVILQSSIDSNQEETVLAYEQLGINKILLKLKNDEDIKELIKMKLDAIRFDEGEKHDELLQTLEVFLLENGNHSKASEKLFIHRRTLKYRLDKIEAILNINLDDSETRFLLYFLLKMRGILLA; the protein is encoded by the coding sequence ATGAATGTATCTGATGCGTTACAACTTGAGGAGCTGCAGAAAGCGGTGGTTTTGGCAGGGAATGGTGGTCTCAATCGTCAGATTAAAGCAGCTGAGGTGATGGAAGTACCGGATATTAGCGGCTGGTTAACGGAGGGTATTCTCATCATATCTACCTTTTATTCCGTGAAGGATTTGCCGGAAGCGCAAATCAAGATGTTTAAAAACTTAATTCAAGTAAATGGAGCTGGTTTAATTATTAAAGTTGGCAGGTATGTGAAGGAGCTGCCACAGGAGATGTATCACCTGGCAAATGAACACAATATGCCAATTATTTCACTACCAGTTGACGTTTCATTCGTAAATATTCTAACTGCTCTTTTTGAGAAGATATACGAAGAGAAGAAGGCTTATCAGCATGAGCATTTCCAAATGATGGACAAGCTTCTAAATAACAAGTTTCATAACTTTCAAGAATTCCTCATTCACCTATCATCTATTACAGGTGAGAATGTATACTATGAGGATTACAAGGATAGGTTACTTGCCTATGCGAATAAAAAGGTAGATAAACGACGTAAATCATTTAAACTGTTAAGTCTTCCGGCAATATCGAAGATAGAAGATAGGTTAGTGATTCCGATAGAAGACGCGAATGGCTGTTTCGGTAGCTTGCATATTTTATATGGACAATCTCCATTATTAGTCGGTGTATTGGAGAGCTTCCTAACTAGTATAAATGAACAAGCTAAGCTCCTTTTGTTAAAGGATCAATTCGAGTTTCACAAACAGCATCAACGAGAAAATCAGTTTTTGCACAAGTTATTACTTGAGAATAGAATCATAGATGATGAGGTAATGAAAAGCTATCTAAAATCGGAGCGAAGCGACACTTCCTATGGGTTATTTGCCATCGAGATATCGAAATTCCCGTTGGAGCTTTTGTCTCCACAAGAAAAGGATATGGTAACCGTAAACTTTGCTTACAATAAGCTTAATGAAATCGTTGAGAGCATGCTGGGAAAGACAATCCTATACAATGACCATCGATATCTTTACGGACTTTATGTTTGCCAAGATGGTGAAAAACGGGAACACCTTTTTGGAAAATTAAGGAAAATTACTGAAATGATATCCGCAGAATTCGAATGTAAAGTACACATTGGGGTAAGTCTTTCACGTGGGCACTTAGAAGAAATGGATAAAGCGATGGATGAGGTGAAGGTAATTCTTCAATCATCTATTGACAGTAATCAGGAAGAGACTGTTCTCGCATACGAACAATTAGGAATCAATAAAATTTTACTAAAATTGAAAAATGATGAAGATATTAAAGAGCTTATAAAAATGAAGCTTGATGCTATTAGGTTTGATGAAGGCGAAAAACATGATGAATTACTGCAAACGCTTGAGGTCTTCTTGTTAGAGAATGGTAATCATTCCAAAGCATCAGAAAAACTATTTATTCATAGACGTACATTAAAATACAGATTAGATAAAATTGAAGCTATCTTAAACATTAATTTGGATGATAGCGAAACTCGATTTCTACTATATTTCTTACTGAAAATGAGGGGAATATTACTCGCATAA
- a CDS encoding aspartate/glutamate racemase family protein — translation MLGLVRVLTTEDEKVLQEHSKVMKKKYGIASISRCIPDQPNGIHSEETEKLAVPKIEKLVKDMIENDHVTAITISCAADPAVDLCRETTDVPVFGAGEVGAYAAVMVNRKIGVLGITPHVPPKIATILGDRLVAHAYPEGVRKTTDLMEEKAVGKAIEAAQSLINQGATCILFACTGFSTIGLKEELVKHVEVPIIDLVQAQAIAYSLIILKGGDYFEPTYI, via the coding sequence ATGCTAGGTTTAGTTCGGGTTTTAACAACAGAAGATGAAAAAGTTCTTCAAGAGCATTCAAAGGTCATGAAAAAAAAGTATGGGATTGCTTCCATATCACGGTGTATTCCAGACCAGCCAAATGGAATTCATAGTGAAGAAACCGAGAAATTAGCGGTACCGAAAATTGAAAAACTGGTGAAAGACATGATTGAAAATGACCACGTTACCGCTATTACCATTAGTTGTGCAGCAGATCCAGCAGTAGATTTATGTAGAGAAACCACGGATGTTCCTGTCTTTGGGGCTGGGGAGGTTGGTGCTTATGCAGCGGTAATGGTTAATCGCAAAATTGGAGTTCTTGGAATCACACCACATGTACCGCCGAAAATTGCTACTATTCTTGGTGATAGACTGGTTGCTCACGCCTATCCCGAAGGTGTTCGTAAAACAACTGATTTAATGGAAGAAAAAGCGGTTGGCAAAGCTATTGAAGCAGCACAGTCGCTTATTAACCAGGGGGCAACGTGTATTTTATTTGCTTGTACAGGATTTTCGACAATTGGACTAAAAGAAGAACTAGTTAAGCACGTAGAAGTTCCAATAATTGACCTTGTTCAGGCACAGGCTATTGCTTATTCATTAATAATTTTAAAAGGGGGAGATTACTTTGAACCAACGTACATTTGA
- a CDS encoding OPT/YSL family transporter: protein MNQRTFDASFIIISILISIFGAIIGMQIIVTLGITPNTSIIGALIAMLVARIPMQLFYKYKSLENQNLIQTSISAATFGAANSLLIPIGLPYVLGRPDLIIPMLIGAGIALIIDALILYKVFDSKLFGADEAWPPGIATAEALKAGDEGGKKAKFLGIGIVAGIGGAWAGIPMSALGVAFIGNIWALTMFGLGLLLKGYSVQLFNVNLDEYYIPHGMMIGAGLVALIQFIITIVKGRKQAKAEAAAAAETTYTRSEQDLMKGFGYGFAAYLGGAIFVALIGGLLTELSFGQLLLFVLFAAFAALVSEIIVGVAAMHSGWFPAFAVTLISLVIGLLLGFPPIALALLVGYTAATGPAFADFGYDLKSGVLIRDRSKIQAELFGRKLQLKSALIGFGVAIVMVALFHNVFFEQDLVPPVDRVYAATIEAGISGEVGKYLLLWALPGALVQLIGGPKRQMGILFATGLLITFPIAGWAVIAGIIARVIILKVRGPEAEATMFTTAAGFIAGDALYSFFSSLWKAR from the coding sequence TTGAACCAACGTACATTTGATGCTTCATTTATCATTATTTCTATTTTAATTTCCATCTTTGGTGCAATTATTGGGATGCAAATTATTGTAACATTAGGAATTACACCAAATACTTCCATTATTGGTGCTCTAATTGCAATGCTTGTTGCCCGTATTCCGATGCAACTGTTCTACAAGTATAAGTCACTAGAGAACCAAAATCTTATTCAGACGTCAATTTCAGCTGCAACATTCGGTGCAGCAAACAGTCTACTAATCCCAATCGGTCTCCCGTATGTTTTAGGAAGACCAGACCTTATTATACCGATGTTAATAGGAGCTGGAATCGCCTTAATTATTGATGCACTTATTTTATATAAAGTTTTTGATTCCAAATTATTTGGTGCTGATGAGGCTTGGCCACCAGGTATAGCGACTGCTGAAGCGTTGAAGGCAGGAGATGAAGGAGGAAAGAAAGCTAAATTCCTCGGGATTGGAATCGTAGCAGGTATTGGAGGTGCTTGGGCAGGAATTCCAATGTCTGCACTCGGGGTAGCTTTTATCGGAAATATCTGGGCACTAACGATGTTTGGTCTTGGTCTACTTCTTAAAGGCTATTCTGTCCAACTCTTTAACGTTAATTTAGACGAATATTATATACCCCATGGGATGATGATCGGTGCCGGTTTGGTCGCCCTAATTCAATTTATCATTACGATTGTGAAAGGGCGTAAGCAGGCAAAAGCGGAGGCTGCAGCGGCAGCAGAAACAACATACACCCGTTCAGAGCAAGATTTAATGAAAGGATTTGGATATGGATTTGCCGCTTATCTAGGTGGGGCAATATTTGTTGCACTAATCGGTGGCTTATTGACAGAACTAAGCTTTGGTCAGCTATTGTTATTCGTACTATTTGCGGCATTTGCAGCTCTTGTTTCTGAAATTATCGTTGGGGTAGCTGCGATGCACTCTGGTTGGTTCCCAGCTTTTGCCGTTACATTGATATCTTTAGTTATTGGATTACTTCTTGGATTTCCACCGATTGCTTTGGCGCTTTTAGTAGGTTATACAGCTGCTACTGGACCTGCGTTTGCTGATTTTGGCTATGACTTAAAAAGCGGTGTGTTGATACGTGATCGCAGCAAGATTCAAGCTGAGCTATTTGGTCGAAAGCTTCAGTTGAAGTCAGCGTTGATTGGTTTTGGAGTTGCAATAGTAATGGTGGCACTATTCCATAATGTATTCTTTGAACAAGACCTCGTACCACCTGTTGACCGGGTTTATGCTGCCACGATTGAGGCCGGAATTAGTGGTGAAGTAGGCAAGTACTTGTTACTTTGGGCGTTACCAGGAGCACTAGTGCAACTTATTGGCGGACCGAAACGCCAGATGGGAATTTTATTTGCAACAGGTTTGTTAATTACATTCCCAATTGCTGGATGGGCTGTCATCGCTGGTATTATCGCTCGTGTAATTATTCTAAAAGTGCGTGGACCTGAAGCAGAGGCAACGATGTTTACAACAGCAGCAGGGTTTATCGCCGGAGATGCATTATACAGCTTCTTCAGCTCATTATGGAAGGCTAGATAA
- a CDS encoding DUF917 family protein yields the protein MAKTTLTLENVEQAVYGGTILGGGGGGWIQAGLQQGKLALEVGTVDLITADELADDDYVTCVSLVGAPAAKQKYVNAKHFLVALEMLQKAFPNPIKALMTNENGAQTTVNGWLQAALTGLPVIDAPCNGRAHPTASMGSLNLSEVEDYISYQAAAGGKGEREISGFVSGKLNYTSNVIRNMSIQAGGMVGVARNPVKNSYVKEHAAVGGISHAISVGEVFLDERDPMNKIEAVATKLQGRVIKVGRVRDFSLVTDGGFDVGKLFVDDLELTFWNEYMTAEINRERKGTFPDLIMTFDAGTGIPVVSAEIENDQKIAVISVPKEHLLLSSTMSNHALLKPVEEVIKKPILP from the coding sequence ATGGCGAAAACAACACTGACATTAGAAAATGTAGAACAAGCCGTATATGGCGGTACCATCCTAGGTGGAGGTGGGGGCGGTTGGATTCAAGCCGGCCTCCAGCAAGGAAAGCTCGCCCTAGAAGTTGGTACTGTCGACTTAATTACAGCAGATGAACTTGCGGATGATGACTATGTAACATGTGTTTCTCTTGTTGGCGCACCAGCTGCGAAGCAAAAATATGTGAATGCCAAGCATTTTTTGGTAGCTCTTGAAATGCTTCAGAAAGCTTTCCCTAATCCTATAAAAGCTTTAATGACAAATGAAAATGGTGCCCAAACAACCGTGAATGGTTGGCTGCAGGCAGCATTAACTGGACTGCCGGTCATTGATGCACCATGTAATGGCCGGGCTCACCCAACAGCCTCGATGGGTTCTCTAAATTTATCAGAAGTCGAGGATTATATTTCATATCAAGCGGCAGCTGGCGGAAAAGGAGAACGAGAAATTTCCGGGTTCGTCAGTGGGAAGCTAAATTATACCTCAAATGTCATCCGTAATATGTCAATTCAAGCTGGTGGAATGGTTGGTGTCGCTCGGAACCCAGTAAAGAACAGCTATGTGAAAGAGCACGCAGCGGTAGGTGGGATAAGTCATGCAATTTCTGTTGGGGAAGTCTTTTTAGATGAAAGAGATCCTATGAATAAAATTGAAGCTGTTGCGACAAAGCTTCAAGGTCGAGTTATTAAGGTAGGAAGAGTTAGAGACTTTTCCCTTGTTACAGATGGTGGATTTGATGTTGGCAAGCTATTTGTCGATGACCTTGAGCTAACGTTTTGGAATGAATACATGACCGCAGAAATTAACAGAGAACGAAAAGGCACATTTCCAGATCTGATCATGACTTTTGATGCTGGAACGGGTATCCCTGTAGTCAGTGCAGAAATTGAAAATGATCAGAAAATAGCGGTCATCTCAGTACCAAAAGAGCACCTATTACTAAGCTCAACGATGTCCAACCATGCACTTCTGAAGCCAGTAGAAGAAGTAATAAAAAAACCAATTTTACCATGA
- a CDS encoding DUF1177 domain-containing protein — MSLKYAMQAVELLDDAKISGHQVIQQFEGFEFVSASTETVQGDRGSTDFIKILIKGVNGKASGGDAKALGITGRLGGIGARPSRIGLVSDADGAVSALAIAAKLANMSQKGDRLEGDVYITTHICPNAPTEPHEPVDFMGSPVDIFTMNQYEVLPEMDAILSIDTTKGNRIINHKGIAVSPTVKEGFVLKFSDDLLRILEMSTGKLPATFTVTTQDITPYGNDVYHINSILQPSVATNVPVVGLAITAESAVPGCGTGASHEVDIAEAVRFSIEVAKEFTAGSVAFYDEKEFNHLVQLYGSLSVLQTLGKDA, encoded by the coding sequence ATGTCTTTAAAATATGCAATGCAAGCAGTTGAATTATTAGATGATGCAAAAATAAGTGGACACCAAGTCATACAACAATTTGAAGGATTTGAGTTTGTTTCGGCATCGACAGAAACGGTACAAGGAGACAGAGGATCCACTGATTTTATTAAAATACTTATTAAAGGTGTCAATGGTAAAGCCTCAGGTGGCGATGCCAAAGCACTTGGTATCACCGGACGATTAGGGGGAATTGGAGCTCGTCCAAGCCGAATCGGTCTTGTATCTGATGCTGATGGGGCTGTATCCGCTTTAGCGATTGCTGCAAAACTAGCAAATATGTCCCAAAAAGGAGATCGCCTTGAAGGAGATGTATATATAACGACACATATTTGCCCAAATGCACCAACAGAGCCACACGAACCGGTCGATTTTATGGGTTCACCGGTTGATATCTTCACGATGAATCAATATGAGGTGCTTCCTGAGATGGATGCGATACTATCCATTGATACAACAAAAGGGAATCGTATTATTAATCATAAGGGGATTGCCGTTTCTCCAACTGTGAAAGAAGGATTTGTCTTAAAATTCAGTGACGATCTGTTGCGTATTTTAGAAATGTCAACTGGAAAATTACCGGCAACTTTTACTGTTACAACGCAAGATATAACACCTTATGGAAATGATGTTTATCACATTAATTCGATTCTCCAGCCATCGGTCGCTACCAATGTACCTGTAGTTGGATTGGCAATTACAGCTGAATCTGCTGTACCTGGGTGTGGAACAGGTGCTAGTCATGAAGTAGATATTGCAGAAGCTGTTCGTTTTTCCATTGAAGTGGCAAAGGAGTTCACTGCAGGATCCGTAGCATTTTATGATGAAAAGGAATTTAATCACCTTGTCCAGCTTTATGGTTCATTAAGTGTATTACAAACACTTGGAAAGGATGCATAG
- a CDS encoding AroM family protein: protein MVQKIGLITIGQSPRSDMTPEMAPLLGQATTLIEAGALDELSEAEIAKLAPGKDEVTYVSRLRNGTSAKLSKPKLLPYLQQKLTEVEAVASNSIIVCTGSFPTLNHTKPLLFPDQILKHVVQSVIGSGKLGLIVPLEEQKAQLVDKWGDIPLVVAAASPYEETDFEGPARELKEKGTTLFVLDCMGYTEAHKRTVKTATGIPTILSRSVVARIASELA from the coding sequence ATGGTGCAAAAGATTGGACTAATTACAATAGGTCAATCTCCAAGGTCAGATATGACTCCTGAAATGGCACCTTTATTAGGTCAGGCAACCACATTAATTGAAGCAGGAGCACTCGATGAGTTATCCGAGGCGGAAATTGCAAAGTTAGCGCCAGGTAAGGATGAGGTTACTTATGTTTCACGGTTAAGAAATGGAACTAGTGCCAAGCTTTCGAAGCCAAAGCTGCTCCCTTACCTGCAGCAAAAATTGACGGAAGTTGAGGCTGTTGCATCCAACTCCATTATAGTATGTACGGGAAGCTTTCCGACGCTTAACCATACAAAACCGTTGCTTTTTCCGGATCAAATTTTAAAACATGTTGTCCAATCCGTTATCGGAAGTGGCAAGTTAGGACTAATTGTCCCATTGGAGGAGCAAAAAGCACAGTTAGTAGACAAGTGGGGAGATATCCCACTTGTTGTAGCAGCAGCTTCACCGTATGAGGAAACCGATTTTGAAGGACCTGCGCGAGAGCTGAAAGAAAAAGGAACAACATTATTTGTGCTTGATTGTATGGGATACACAGAAGCACATAAGCGAACGGTAAAAACTGCCACCGGTATTCCGACAATTTTATCACGAAGTGTTGTTGCCCGAATTGCATCAGAGCTAGCATAA
- a CDS encoding DMT family transporter, whose protein sequence is MSLIQLIALLLLSTLWGSTFLWTKILLEEFNPIAIVFFRCLFGLFFLLPILMKKRLLPCMKLSPSLIVISFLGATVPWTLMTMSLNYLETTLTGIINALTPIFGMVLSILILKTRAKYLDWLSLFIGFFGVFLIFLIKGVALKPSEIVGTLIFVISTICYSLTGILSTKYQKHTSPYIMAYTTLLTATAVCGILTFFIHPSSFHYVIDLKYFSIFVIFGMLSSGYGYVIFYYLVAQGGPVYALLTTFIMPIVTLLLGYFLLDEKVTADMLVGLLFIFTGIGLMNYQKRKEKLKRVTT, encoded by the coding sequence GTGAGTCTCATACAATTAATTGCTTTATTACTATTAAGTACCCTTTGGGGTTCGACCTTTCTTTGGACGAAAATACTACTAGAAGAATTTAATCCAATAGCAATTGTCTTTTTTCGATGTTTATTTGGTCTGTTCTTTTTACTACCAATTTTAATGAAGAAACGCCTATTACCTTGTATGAAACTATCACCATCCTTGATTGTGATCAGCTTTCTTGGTGCTACAGTACCATGGACATTAATGACGATGAGCTTGAACTATTTAGAAACAACGTTAACGGGGATCATCAATGCCCTCACACCGATTTTTGGAATGGTACTTAGTATATTGATATTAAAAACTAGAGCAAAATATTTAGATTGGCTTAGTCTTTTTATAGGGTTTTTCGGGGTGTTTTTAATTTTTCTTATTAAAGGTGTAGCCTTAAAACCTTCCGAAATTGTCGGAACATTAATTTTTGTGATTTCTACTATTTGCTATTCTTTGACAGGTATTCTATCAACCAAATATCAAAAACACACATCCCCTTATATAATGGCATATACAACTCTGCTTACAGCTACGGCTGTTTGCGGTATATTAACATTTTTTATTCATCCAAGCAGTTTTCATTATGTAATTGATTTAAAGTACTTTAGTATTTTTGTCATTTTTGGAATGCTAAGTTCTGGTTATGGCTATGTTATTTTTTATTACTTAGTAGCCCAAGGTGGTCCTGTATATGCACTATTAACTACTTTCATCATGCCAATCGTTACGTTATTGTTGGGCTATTTTCTCCTAGATGAGAAGGTAACTGCTGACATGCTGGTAGGGTTGCTGTTTATTTTTACAGGTATTGGTTTAATGAATTACCAAAAACGAAAGGAGAAGTTGAAGCGTGTCACAACTTGA
- a CDS encoding aminopeptidase — protein sequence MSQLDTFLPIVNNLMKQNVNAAGKEQVVIVADLEKEAIGRLMFDSLCKLGYQTDFAVMQTRRRSGEEPPPTIAAIMKAAQICFCICEHSLTHTNARNEASKVGTKVITMPGITMDMFTEGAMQADYAKVEQLTSAFTEKLTNGDTIKIYTGPENEYLLQINIANQMGISSPGIFNGCGASGNLPSGESYIAPILEKSVGEILIDGSIAGIGKVSEPVLLKVRDGRLESASGENGQKLLNLLGDENGRLLAEFGIGTNDKARVTGNILEDEKAYGTIHVALGSNVTFGGTIDAGVHLDCVTLHPTVWIDDELVEFDR from the coding sequence GTGTCACAACTTGATACTTTTTTACCTATAGTAAACAATCTCATGAAACAAAATGTGAATGCAGCTGGAAAGGAGCAAGTCGTAATTGTTGCGGATCTTGAGAAAGAAGCAATTGGTCGCCTAATGTTTGATAGCTTGTGTAAGCTCGGGTATCAAACAGATTTTGCTGTAATGCAAACGAGAAGACGATCTGGGGAGGAGCCACCACCAACAATTGCCGCTATAATGAAGGCCGCACAAATTTGTTTTTGTATTTGTGAGCATTCGTTAACGCACACCAATGCTAGAAATGAAGCAAGTAAGGTCGGAACAAAAGTAATTACAATGCCTGGTATTACAATGGATATGTTTACCGAGGGTGCAATGCAAGCAGATTATGCAAAGGTGGAGCAGCTTACATCAGCTTTTACAGAAAAACTCACTAACGGGGATACGATTAAAATTTACACTGGTCCCGAAAATGAGTACCTACTGCAAATAAATATAGCCAATCAAATGGGAATTAGCAGTCCTGGTATATTTAATGGCTGTGGTGCTTCTGGGAACCTTCCTTCTGGAGAGAGCTATATTGCCCCAATTTTAGAGAAATCGGTAGGGGAAATACTTATTGACGGGTCAATTGCTGGGATTGGGAAGGTTTCGGAGCCAGTTTTGCTTAAGGTTCGTGATGGCCGCCTTGAATCTGCAAGTGGTGAAAATGGGCAAAAGCTATTAAATCTACTTGGAGACGAAAACGGTAGATTACTAGCTGAGTTTGGAATAGGAACAAATGATAAAGCACGGGTAACCGGAAATATTCTAGAAGATGAAAAAGCCTATGGAACAATCCATGTCGCCCTCGGTTCAAACGTTACGTTTGGAGGAACAATCGATGCCGGCGTCCACTTAGACTGCGTAACTCTGCATCCAACAGTATGGATTGACGATGAACTTGTCGAATTCGACAGGTGA